A genomic window from Lotus japonicus ecotype B-129 chromosome 1, LjGifu_v1.2 includes:
- the LOC130731184 gene encoding sucrose nonfermenting 4-like protein yields MFASVGNGGNEGDGVSGSILIPKRFVWPYGGTRVSLIGSFTRWSEHIPMSPMEGCPAVFQVIWSLTPGYHQYKFIVDGEWRHDEQKPFVNGNYGPMNTIYLAREPNTLPTISSAETPGRSNMDVDNDVFGHVGTNPRMLGSDLEVSRHRISIFLSTHTAYDLLPESGKVVALDINLPVKQAFHALHEQGVSMAPLWDFGRSKFVGVLSAMDFILILKELGNHGSKLTEEQLETHTIAAWKEGKLQQRRAVDSNGGSYPSLFVHAGPHEHLKDVALKVLQNKVSTVPIIHSPSEDGSFPQLLHLACLSGILKCICRHFKYSSSSLPILQIPIGSIPLGTWVPKVGEPNGQPFAMLRPNASLGAALSMFVQAGVSSIPIVDDNDSLVDIYSRSDITALAKDKAYTRISLDQISIHQALLLGQDVNSPFGLHSGPRCHMCLRSDSLHKVMERLASPGVRRLVIVEAGSKRVEGIISLSDVFKFLLG; encoded by the exons ATGTTTGCTTCGGTTGGGAATGGGGGAAATGAGGGAGATGGAGTTTCCGGATCCATTTTGATTCCGAAGCGGTTTGTTTGGCCTTATGGTGGAACAAGGGTGTCTCTGATTGGTTCTTTCACGAG ATGGTCAGAACATATACCTATGTCTCCGATGGAGGGATGCCCTGCAGTATTTCAAGTTATTTGGAGCTTAACGCCGGGATATCACCAG TACAAATTTATTGTGGACGGTGAGTGGCGGCATGATGAACAGAAGCCATTTGTAAATGGGAACTATGGACCAATGAATACTATTTACTTAGCGAGAGAACCAAATACTTTACCTACCATCTCGAGTGCTGAAACGCCTGGTAGATCCAACATGGATGTTGATAATGATGTCTTTGGGCATGTG GGAACTAATCCAAGGATGCTGGGGTCTGATCTGGAGGTCTCTCGCCACCGTATATCTATATTCTTGTCTACACATACGGCATATGATTTGCTTCCTGAGTCAGGAAAG GTCGTTGCCTTGGATATAAATTTACCAGTTAAGCAAGCATTCCATGCTTTGCACGAACAG GGTGTGTCTATGGCTCCTCTATGGGATTTTGGCAGGAGTAAGTTTGTTGGAGTGCTTAGTGCAATGGACTTCATTCTAATATTGAAAGAG CTGGGGAATCATGGATCAAAATTGACTGAAGAACAACTTGAGACTCACACTATAGCTGCCTGGAAAGAGGGTAAATTACAGCAACGCAGAGCAGTTGATAGTAATGGGGGATCATATCCTTCCCTTTTTGTTCAT GCTGGGCCTCATGAACATCTAAAAGATGTGGCTTTGAAGGTTTTGCAAAATAAGGTATCGACGGTTCCAATCATCCATTCTCCTTCAGAGGACGGTTCATTTCCTCAACTGCTACATCTTGCTTGCCTATCAGGAATACTAAAAT GTATATGCAGGCATTTTAAGTACTCATCTAGTTCTTTACCGATTCTTCAAATTCCGATTGGTTCAATACCTTTGGGTACATGGGTGCCTAAAGTTGGGGAACCAAATGGACAGCCATTTGCAATGCTAAGGCCAAATGCTTCTCTTGGTGCTGCTCTGTCGATGTTTGTTCAAG CTGGAGTTAGCTCAATACCGATTGTGGATGATAATGACTCATTGGTTGACATATATTCAAGAAG TGATATTACTGCATTGGCTAAAGATAAAGCTTATACTCGGATATCTCTCGATCAAATTAGTATTCATCAG GcattgcttttgggacaggatGTGAATTCTCCTTTTGGGCTTCACAGTGGCCCCAGATGTCACATGTGTTTGAGGTCTGATTCGTTGCATAAAGTGATGGAGCGGTTGGCAAGCCCAG GGGTTAGGAGACTTGTGATTGTGGAGGCTGGCAGCAAGCGCGTGGAAGGGATTATTTCTTTAAGTGACGTTTTCAAATTCTTGTTAGGCTAA
- the LOC130731180 gene encoding uncharacterized protein At4g29660, whose amino-acid sequence MASFLWRKYADYLYTKWEKTFLWDMVHPYRRPKSFTPVVTIYIAAFYSGVIGAAITEQLYKEKYWEEHPGKAVPLMPPKFYWGPWRVMGGDVPRPPPE is encoded by the exons ATGGCGAGCTTCCTGTGGAGAAAATATGCAGATTATTTGTACACAAAGTGGGAGAAAACCTTTCTTTGGGACATGGTTCACCCTTACAGAAGACCCAAATCCTTCACTCCTGTGGTCACTATTTATATTGCTGCTTTCTACTCTGGTGTTATTGGTGCTGCCATCACTGAACAACTCTATAAG GAAAAGTACTGGGAAGAACACCCTGGGAAAGCAGTACCTCTCATGCCTCCGAAGTTTTATTGGGGGCCGTGGAGAGTAATGGGTGGTGATGTACC
- the LOC130731181 gene encoding uncharacterized protein LOC130731181: MKRASNSPPKSPDINNIVGDPEKNPRVGAEYQVEVPSMITELERLQLQRNPADSEAVQDRSLSFAFGLPISVSWIHNEVEDSEDEGRGYHEDTDGTADAIKPENAANVKKNGVSDDGEELKPMTGDNKLDQPGRRNIFVIAPCSFSNSWSDTDVKRFLLGLFIFRKNFNQIKRFLENKGMGEILSFYYGKFYKSDEYRRWSRCRKAKGRKCMTGQKLFTGLRQQELLSRLIPHVSEESRETLLEVSMSYVEGKTSLEEYVSYLKSLVGLDVLVEAIGIGKEKEDLTRLPAESVKKNKVLPTPICKAWSSLEPSEIIKILTGGSRLSKAKSNDLFWEAVWPRLLARGWHSEQPKNQGYVGSKGCLVFLIPGVKKFSRRKLVKGDHYFDSVSDVLSKVGAEPNLLELEEAKAGSCIDEEPEKGSSEDDQSDFHRQCYLKPRGSTSDEDHMKFTVIDTSLAHGGKSSDIRAWKSVPINSVSKIDVDAAGDSIDKNLTMSTVIDTSLLYEGKLLKKVRVLRNPPVESDNAFKMTGLSRKSKGSSPSDDSPSVFKARMSNTDSRKGVSYGDSSNRKEAYDNPDNGANRMVKSQQNQKNSVSEDNQLKRTIKHRFSRRAISGHSNQAALPTKRRRLTACVKAEASRVADNSSGGLGSTKPAFSLSSSFLDAKILDPVSHQGNGNLIASSADKSVEDYHEESILNDNPKCKSTSCVKKCESQMPVTFNIPHDPYKNSEMAMDEEDGQCLKENDPFSDTQEVVEEPLRTFCDVDSVEQQPNANPRRQSTRNRPLTVRALESIANEFLHVQRRRKRKDIQTLKDPSFSPCRRARSRRDCSDHGTAVSAEEKHLNGDSGVFAKCLQASTSN, translated from the exons ATGAAGCGTGCATCTAATAGTCCTCCAAAATCTCCtgatataaataatattgttgGAGACCCAGAGAAAAATCCTCGAGTAGGTGCTGAATACCAGGTGGAAGTTCCTTCCATGATAACAGAATTAGAGCGGCTTCAACTTCAAAGGAACCCTGCTGATTCAGAAGCTGTGCAAGATCGCTCACTTTCCTTTGCATTTGGTTTGCCCATCTCGGTTTCATGGATACATAATGAAGTGGAGGATAGTGAAGACGAAGGGCGGGGATACCATGAAGACACTGATGGTACAGCCGATGCAATTAAACCTGAAAATGCAGCTAATGTGAAAAAGAATGGCGTATCAGACGATGGGGAAGAGCTGAAACCGATGACTGGAGACAACAAGCTTGATCAACCGGGCAGAAGGAATATTTTTGTAATTGCCCCTTGCAGTTTTAGTAACTCTTGGAGTGATACTGATGTAAAAAGATTTCTCCTTGGATTGTTTATTTTTCGGAAGAACTTTAATCAGATAAAAAGATTCTTAGAGAACAAAGGGATGGGGGAGATACTGTCATTTTACTATGGAAAGTTTTACAAATCTGATGAATATCGAAGATGGTCACGGTGCAGGAAGGCAAAAGGCAGAAAATGTATGACAGGACAGAAACTTTTTACTGGATTGAGGCAACAAGAACTATTGTCTCGCTTGATTCCCCATGTCTCTGAAGAATCTCGAGAAACTTTGCTAGAG gtttccatgtcatatgTGGAGGGGAAAACTTCTCTAGAAGAATATGTATCTTATTTGAAGTCTCTTGTTGGACTCGATGTTCTCGTGGAAGCAATAGGCATTGGAAAGGAGAAGGAAGACCTTACAAGACTTCCTGCGGAATCTGTGAAGAAAAATAAGGTGCTTCCCACACCAATTTGCAAAGCTTGGTCTTCTCTTGAACCCAGTGagataattaaaattttgaccGGAGGATCTCGACTGAGCAAAGCCAAAAGTAATGATCTCTTCTGGGAAGCTGTTTGGCCGCGCCTACTGGCAAGAGGTTGGCACTCTGAGCAACCAAAGAATCAAGGCTATGTCGGCTCCAAGGGCTGTCTAGTTTTTCTTATCCCTGGTGTGAAGAAGTTTTCAAGGAGAAAACTTGTCAAAGGTGATCATTACTTTGACTCTGTTAGTGATGTCTTGAGCAAAGTGGGAGCTGAACCAAATCTTCTTGAGCTAGAAGAAGCTAAAGCTGGTAGCTGCATTGATGAAGAGCCAGAAAAGGGATCAAGCGAAGATGATCAATCTGATTTTCATCGTCAATGTTACCTCAAACCCCGAGGTTCTACAAGCGATGAAGACCATATGAAATTCACGGTTATCGATACTAGTTTGGCGCATGGAGGGAAGTCATCTGATATAAGGGCATGGAAGTCTGTGCCTATTAATTCAGTAAGTAAAATTGATGTAGATGCGGCTGGTGACAGCATTGATAAGAATTTGACTATGTCCACGGTTATTGATACTAGTTTGCTTTACGAGGGAAAATTATTGAAGAAGGTGAGAGTACTGAGAAATCCGCCAGTTGAATCGGACAATGCTTTTAAGATGACTGGTCTTTCAAGAAAAAGTAAGGGTAGCTCTCCTAGTGATGATTCACCAAGTGTGTTCAAAGCTAGAATGTCGAATACTGATAGCCGGAAAGGTGTATCTTATGGTGATTCTAGCAACCGAAAAGAAGCATATGATAATCCAGATAATGGCGCAAACAGGATGGTAAAAAGCCAGCAAAATCAGAAGAACAGTGTTTCTGAGGACAATCAACTGAAGAGGACCATAAAGCATCGATTCAGTAGGAGAGCAATATCTGGTCATTCCAATCAAGCAGCTCTTCCCACTAAAAGGAGGAGATTGACTGCTTGTGTCAAGGCAGAGGCCAGTCGTGTCGCTGATAATTCCTCAGGAGGCTTGGGATCAACAAAACCAGCATTCTCGCTGTCATCGAGCTTTCTAGATGCCAAAATTCTTGATCCAGTTAGTCATCAGGGGAATGGTAATTTAATTGCTTCTTCAGCTGACAAAAGTGTGGAAGATTATCATGAAGAAAGCATTCTCAATGACAATCCTAAATGCAAGTCCACTTCTTGTGTTAAGAAGTGTGAATCGCAGATGCCGGTCACCTTCAACATACCTCATGATCCATATAAAAATAGTGAAATGGCAATGGACGAGGAAGATGGACAGTGCTTAAAAGAAAATGATCCGTTTTCTGATACTCAGGAGGTAGTTGAGGAACCACTGAGAACCTTTTGTGATGTTGATTCTGTGGAACAGCAGCCTAATGCAAATCCCAGAAGGCAGAGCACAAGAAACCGACCATTGACAGTGAGAGCATTGGAATCAATAGCAAATGAATTCTTGCATGTGCAGAGGAGACGAAAAAGGAAAGACATCCAGACACTCAAAGATCCTTCTTTTAGTCCTTGCCGCAGGGCTCGTTCAAGACGCGATTGTTCAGATCATGGAACTGCAGTTTCAGCAGAAGAAAAGCATTTGAATGGAGATTCTGGTGTGTTTGCAAAATGTTTGCAAGCCTCTACATCAAATTAA
- the LOC130731182 gene encoding uncharacterized protein LOC130731182 encodes MTSIEKSVNSTIMKRASNSPPKSPDINNIVGDPEKNPRVGAEYQVEVPSMITELEQLRLQRNPADSEAVQDRSLSFAFGLPISVSWIHNEVEDSEDEGQGYHEDTDGTADAIKPEKAANVKKNGVSDDGAELKLMAGDNKLDQPGRKNFFVISPCSLSNSWSDTDVKRFLLGLFIFRKNFNQIKRFLENKGMGEILSFYYGKFYKSDEYRRWSGCRKAKGRKCMTGHKLFTGLRQQKLLSRLIPHVSEESRETLLEVSMLYVEGKTSLEEYVSYLKSLVGLDVLVEAIGIGKEKEDLTRLPAEPVKKTKVLPTPTCKAWSSLEPSEIMKILTGGSRLSKAKSNDLFWEAVWPRLLARGWHSEQPKNQGYLGSKGCLVFLIPGVKKFSRRKLVKGDHYFDSVSDVLSKVGAEPNLLELEEAKAGSCIDEEPEKGSSEDDQSDFHRQCYLKPQGSTSDEDHMKFMVIDTSLAHGGKSSDIRAWKSVPINSVSKIDVDAAGDSIDKNLTMFTVIDTSLLYEGKLLKKVRVLRNPPVESDNASKMTGLSRKSKGSSPNDDSPSVFKASMSNTDIRKGVSYGDSTNRKEAYDNPDNGANRMVKSQQNQKNSVSEDNQLKRTIKHQFSRRAISGHSNHAALPTKRRRLTACVKAEASRVADNSSGGLGSTKQAFSLSTSFVDAKIRDPVSHKENGNLIASSAGKSVKDYHEESILNDNPKCKSTSCVKKCESQMPVTFNMPHDPSTNSEMAMDKEDGQCLKEKDPFQTSDTQEVVEKPLRTSCDVDSVEQQPNANPRRQSTRNRPLTVRALESIANEFLHVQRRRKRKDIQTLKDPSFSPCRRARSRRDCSDHGTAVSAEEKNLNGDSGVLAKCLQASTSN; translated from the exons ATGACGTCAATTGAGAAGAGTGTTAACAGTACTATAATGAAGCGTGCATCTAATAGTCCTCCAAAATCTCCtgatataaataatattgttgGAGACCCAGAGAAAAATCCTCGAGTAGGTGCTGAATACCAGGTGGAAGTTCCTTCCATGATAACAGAATTAGAGCAGCTTCGGCTTCAAAGGAACCCTGCTGATTCAGAAGCTGTGCAAGATCGCTCACTTTCCTTTGCATTTGGTTTGCCCATCTCGGTTTCGTGGATACATAATGAAGTGGAGGATAGTGAAGACGAAGGACAGGGATACCATGAAGACACTGATGGTACAGCCGATGCAATTAAACCTGAAAAAGCAGCTAATGTGAAAAAGAACGGCGTATCAGACGATGGGGCAGAGCTGAAACTGATGGCTGGAGACAACAAGCTTGATCAACCAGGCAGAAagaatttttttgtaatttccCCTTGCAGTTTGAGTAACTCTTGGAGTGATACTGATGTAAAAAGATTTCTCCTTGGTTTGTTTATTTTTCGGAAGAACTTTAATCAGATAAAAAGATTCTTAGAGAACAAAGGGATGGGGGAGATACTGTCATTTTACTATGGAAAGTTTTACAAATCTGATGAGTATCGAAGATGGTCAGGGTGCAGGAAGGCAAAAGGTAGAAAATGTATGACAGGACATAAACTTTTTACTGGATTGAGGCAACAAAAACTATTGTCTCGCTTGATTCCCCATGTCTCTGAAGAATCTCGAGAGACTTTGCTAGAG GTTTCCATGTTATATGTGGAGGGGAAAACTTCTCTAGAAGAATATGTATCTTATTTGAAGTCTCTTGTTGGACTTGATGTTCTTGTGGAAGCAATAGGCATTGGGAAGGAGAAGGAAGACCTTACAAGACTTCCTGCGGAACCTGTGAAGAAAACTAAGGTGCTTCCCACACCAACTTGCAAAGCTTGGTCTTCTCTTGAACCCAGTGAGATAATGAAAATTTTGACCGGAGGATCTCGACTGAGCAAAGCCAAAAGTAATGATCTCTTCTGGGAAGCTGTTTGGCCGCGCCTACTGGCAAGAGGTTGGCACTCTGAGCAACCGAAGAATCAAGGCTATCTCGGCTCCAAGGGCTGTCTAGTTTTTCTTATCCCTGGTGTGAAGAAGTTTTCAAGGAGAAAACTTGTCAAAGGTGATCATTACTTTGACTCTGTTAGTGATGTCTTGAGCAAAGTGGGAGCTGAACCAAATCTTCTTGAGCTAGAAGAAGCTAAAGCTGGTAGCTGCATTGATGAAGAGCCAGAAAAGGGATCAAGCGAAGATGATCAATCTGATTTTCATCGTCAATGTTACCTCAAACCCCAAGGTTCTACAAGCGATGAAGACCATATGAAATTCATGGTTATCGATACCAGTTTGGCGCATGGAGGGAAGTCATCTGATATAAGGGCATGGAAGTCTGTGCCTATTAATTCAGTAAGTAAAATTGATGTAGATGCGGCTGGTGACAGCATTGATAAGAATTTGACTATGTTCACGGTTATTGATACCAGTTTGCTTTATGAGGGAAAATTATTGAAGAAGGTGAGAGTACTGAGAAATCCGCCAGTTGAATCGGACAATGCTTCTAAGATGACTGGTCTTTCAAGAAAAAGTAAGGGTAGCTCTCCTAATGATGATTCACCAAGTGTGTTCAAAGCTAGTATGTCGAATACTGATATCCGGAAAGGTGTATCTTATGGTGATTCTACCAACCGAAAAGAAGCATATGATAATCCAGATAATGGCGCAAACAGGATGGTAAAAAGCCAGCAAAATCAGAAGAACAGTGTTTCTGAGGACAATCAACTGAAGAGGACCATAAAGCATCAATTCAGTAGGAGAGCAATATCTGGTCATTCCAATCATGCAGCTCTTCCCACTAAAAGGAGGAGATTGACTGCTTGTGTCAAGGCAGAGGCCAGCCGTGTCGCTGATAATTCCTCAGGAGGCTTGGGATCAACCAAACAGGCATTCTCGCTGTCGACGAGCTTTGTAGATGCCAAAATTCGTGATCCAGTTAGCCATAAGGAGAATGGAAATTTAATTGCTTCTTCAGCTGGCAAAAGTGTGAAAGATTATCATGAAGAAAGTATTCTCAATGACAATCCTAAATGCAAGTCCACTTCTTGTGTTAAGAAGTGTGAATCGCAGATGCCGGTCACCTTCAACATGCCTCATGATCCATCTACAAATAGTGAAATGGCAATGGACAAGGAAGATGGACAGTGCTTAAAAGAAAAGGATCCGTTTCAGACTTCTGATACTCAGGAGGTAGTTGAGAAACCACTGAGAACCTCTTGTGATGTTGATTCTGTGGAACAGCAGCCTAATGCAAATCCCAGAAGGCAGAGCACAAGAAACCGACCATTGACAGTGCGAGCATTGGAATCAATAGCAAATGAATTCTTGCATGTGCAGAGGAGACGGAAAAGGAAAGACATCCAGACGCTCAAAGATCCTTCTTTTAGTCCTTGCCGCAGGGCTCGTTCAAGACGCGATTGTTCAGATCATGGAACTGCAGTATCagcagaagaaaagaatttgaatggAGATTCTGGTGTGTTAGCAAAATGTTTGCAAGCCTCTACATCAAATTAA